The following coding sequences are from one Granulicella sp. L56 window:
- a CDS encoding glycoside hydrolase family 28 protein, producing the protein MDSFNSARRDLLKFGGMGLAAAAATLPAYASSKPALHSSSGVFDVRAFGATGDGKTVDTPAINRTIEAAAAAGGGTVLFPAGTYLCFSIHLKNYVDLFLSQGATILAADSPLPGQSTGYNGGTYDAAEPKTSYDAFQDYGHNHWHNSLIWGEDLHDFSITGPGLIYGKGLSFGAGPGRPPGAPPRPAGAPGKPFARPSRGDYPMYQAEQPGVGNKAIALKNCRNVILRDFSILKGGHFGLLLTGVDNLTIENLKIDTDRDGMDIDCCKNVRVSNCTVNSPWDDGICPKSSFALGYNRATENVTITNCYVTGTYELGSVLDGTWKKFPDDVHNVYRTGRIKCGTESNGGFKNITISNCVFEGCHGLALESEDGALCEDITITNITQRDVYESPIFFRLGARLRGPKGTGNQSTVVGTLQRILVDNFVSYNNNSRVCSIISGIPGYAIKDIKLSNIFIQHQGGDYASQVNIVPPEEVEKYPDPGMFGPMPAQGFFFRHVDNLELSHVEVAPMKADPRPSFSLQEVNRADFIAVTAPTNPPAFHLNKVTDLRILLSRAAKDTQMDSADDKTL; encoded by the coding sequence ATGGACTCCTTCAACTCTGCCCGTCGCGACCTCCTCAAGTTTGGCGGCATGGGATTGGCCGCCGCTGCCGCCACCCTGCCCGCCTACGCCTCTTCAAAACCCGCGCTGCACAGCAGCTCCGGCGTCTTCGACGTTCGCGCCTTCGGAGCGACGGGAGACGGCAAAACGGTAGACACTCCTGCCATCAACCGCACGATCGAAGCCGCGGCAGCAGCGGGCGGAGGCACGGTTCTCTTTCCCGCCGGAACGTATCTCTGCTTCTCGATCCACCTCAAGAACTACGTCGATCTCTTTCTCTCGCAGGGCGCGACCATCCTCGCTGCCGACTCGCCGCTGCCCGGCCAGAGCACGGGCTACAACGGCGGCACTTACGATGCAGCAGAGCCGAAGACCAGCTACGATGCCTTCCAGGACTACGGACACAATCACTGGCACAACTCGCTGATCTGGGGCGAAGACCTCCACGACTTCAGCATCACCGGTCCGGGACTCATCTACGGTAAGGGACTCAGCTTCGGCGCTGGCCCCGGACGTCCTCCCGGTGCGCCTCCCAGACCTGCGGGCGCACCCGGCAAACCCTTCGCTCGTCCCTCTCGCGGCGACTATCCCATGTATCAGGCCGAGCAGCCCGGAGTCGGTAATAAGGCCATCGCGCTGAAGAACTGTCGCAACGTGATTCTGCGCGACTTCTCTATCCTCAAGGGCGGCCACTTCGGCCTTCTTCTCACCGGCGTCGATAACCTGACCATCGAAAACCTCAAGATCGACACCGATCGCGACGGCATGGACATCGACTGCTGCAAGAACGTCCGCGTCTCCAACTGCACCGTCAACTCGCCGTGGGACGACGGCATCTGCCCCAAGTCGAGCTTCGCGCTGGGCTACAACCGCGCGACCGAAAACGTCACCATCACCAACTGCTACGTCACCGGCACCTATGAGCTCGGCAGCGTGCTCGACGGCACCTGGAAGAAGTTCCCGGACGACGTCCACAACGTCTATCGCACCGGGCGCATCAAGTGCGGCACCGAGTCGAACGGCGGCTTCAAGAACATCACCATCTCGAACTGCGTCTTCGAGGGCTGCCACGGTCTCGCGCTCGAGTCCGAAGACGGCGCACTCTGCGAAGACATCACGATTACCAACATCACCCAGCGCGACGTCTACGAGTCGCCTATCTTCTTCCGCCTGGGCGCTCGGTTGCGCGGCCCCAAAGGCACGGGCAACCAGAGCACGGTCGTCGGCACGCTACAACGCATCCTCGTCGACAACTTCGTCAGCTACAACAACAACTCCAGGGTGTGCTCCATCATCAGCGGCATTCCCGGCTACGCCATCAAGGACATCAAGCTCTCGAACATCTTCATTCAGCATCAGGGCGGAGATTATGCAAGCCAGGTCAACATCGTTCCGCCGGAAGAGGTAGAGAAGTATCCAGACCCAGGTATGTTCGGGCCGATGCCTGCGCAGGGGTTCTTCTTCCGCCACGTCGACAATCTTGAGCTAAGCCACGTCGAAGTCGCTCCGATGAAGGCAGACCCGCGGCCATCGTTCTCTCTTCAGGAGGTCAACCGCGCCGACTTCATCGCCGTGACCGCGCCGACCAACCCACCGGCCTTCCATCTGAACAAGGTCACCGACCTGCGTATTCTTCTCAGTCGCGCTGCAAAGGACACTCAGATGGACAGCGCCGACGACAAGACCCTCTAG
- a CDS encoding efflux transporter outer membrane subunit, whose amino-acid sequence MSRYLIATSTLAALLLSGCMVGPKYTKPNVPLAPNYKESTAATSNFKEDADWHPAQPADTVLRGDWWTIFNDPQLNQLEPKVAAENQSLKAAEARFRQARALIQYNRSNLYPTIGTSPSAVGERESANRPYFTTTSNSTADTQIPLDLNYEIDLWGRIRHGVNAAREEAQASSADMQTALLSLQAELAMDYFEARSADAEEKLLNDTVKDYEDAYRITNNRFEGGVAPQSDVDQARTQLEAARVEASDVTLLRAQYEHAIAVLIGQPPATFMLAATPLDARPPAIPIGLPSELLERRPDIAAAERRVAEANDRIGIARAAYFPTLSLNGAVGYESTALSNLLSRSSFLWAVGPTLSETFFDAGRRRSASQQALAGYDETVANYRQTSLTAFQQVEDNLTALRVLNAEAAHQHQATQSAQSAQQIFNNRYVGGIDTYLQVVTAQTTALINERNDIDIMRRQMDASVLLIKALGGGWNTTNLPKL is encoded by the coding sequence ATGAGCCGTTACCTCATCGCGACCTCCACACTCGCCGCGCTGCTGCTCTCCGGCTGCATGGTCGGGCCCAAGTACACCAAGCCGAACGTCCCGCTCGCGCCCAACTACAAAGAGTCGACCGCCGCCACCAGCAACTTCAAGGAAGACGCCGACTGGCATCCCGCACAGCCTGCCGACACCGTCCTGCGCGGCGATTGGTGGACGATCTTCAACGATCCCCAGCTCAATCAGCTTGAGCCAAAGGTAGCCGCCGAAAATCAGAGCCTCAAGGCAGCCGAAGCACGCTTCCGCCAGGCACGCGCGCTGATCCAGTACAACCGTTCCAATCTCTACCCAACCATCGGCACGTCGCCCTCAGCAGTTGGCGAGCGCGAATCCGCCAACCGCCCTTACTTCACCACGACCAGCAACAGCACAGCCGACACGCAGATCCCGCTCGACCTCAACTACGAGATCGACCTCTGGGGACGCATCCGCCACGGCGTCAACGCCGCTCGCGAAGAGGCCCAGGCCAGCTCCGCCGACATGCAGACGGCCCTGCTCAGCCTGCAGGCCGAGCTTGCGATGGACTACTTCGAGGCCCGCAGCGCAGACGCCGAAGAGAAGCTCCTCAACGACACCGTCAAGGACTACGAAGACGCCTACCGCATCACCAACAACCGCTTCGAAGGCGGCGTCGCTCCGCAGTCCGACGTCGATCAGGCCCGCACCCAGCTCGAAGCCGCACGCGTCGAAGCCAGCGATGTCACTCTGCTCCGCGCTCAATACGAGCACGCCATCGCCGTCCTCATCGGCCAACCGCCAGCGACCTTCATGCTGGCCGCAACTCCGCTCGACGCGCGCCCTCCCGCCATTCCCATCGGTCTGCCCTCGGAACTTCTGGAGCGCCGTCCGGACATCGCCGCCGCCGAACGCCGCGTCGCCGAGGCCAACGACCGCATCGGCATCGCCCGCGCCGCCTACTTCCCCACCCTCTCGCTCAACGGTGCTGTAGGCTACGAGTCCACCGCGCTGTCGAACCTCCTCAGCCGCTCCAGCTTCCTCTGGGCCGTCGGCCCCACGCTCTCCGAGACCTTCTTCGACGCAGGCCGTCGCCGCTCCGCATCGCAGCAGGCCCTTGCCGGATACGACGAGACCGTCGCCAACTATCGCCAGACCTCACTCACCGCATTCCAGCAGGTTGAAGACAACCTCACCGCTCTGCGCGTCCTCAATGCAGAAGCAGCGCACCAGCATCAGGCCACGCAATCGGCGCAATCGGCACAACAGATCTTCAACAACCGCTACGTCGGCGGCATCGACACCTATCTTCAGGTCGTCACCGCACAGACGACAGCGCTCATCAACGAGCGCAACGACATCGACATCATGCGCCGCCAGATGGACGCCAGCGTCCTGCTCATCAAGGCCCTCGGCGGCGGCTGGAACACGACGAATCTGCCAAAACTCTAG
- a CDS encoding efflux RND transporter periplasmic adaptor subunit: MSSQTNAEMNTDTTTPSHLPNSAPERRGFSAGVWIALAVVAIVLLVVIIFGILSRSADEHTLEKHTEAAAILSVNVIHPSAAPLTPEISLPGNTQAYIDTPIYARTSGYLQHWYFDIGARVRKGQLMATIETPELDQQLQVAEADLKSTEANLDLANTTAARYINLLKTNSVSKQETDQATGDAAAKKAAVDAAMANVRRLQQLQSFEKIYAPFDGIVTVRNVDVGALIDAGSNTTPKELFHLASIEKIRVFVPVPEAYAGDIKNGSTATLTLDQFPGQIFKGTIARNSNMIDAASRTLNVEVDVDNPKGQLLPGAYVFVHFKVPERIANLTIPSNTLLFRSEGLRVGVVRDDKVILVPITITHDAGQVVEVAAADLKTSDEVILDPSDSLIEGQQVHVAQVSQQKQAGE; encoded by the coding sequence ATGAGCAGCCAGACGAACGCCGAAATGAATACAGACACGACCACACCGTCGCACTTGCCAAACTCCGCGCCTGAAAGACGTGGCTTCTCCGCCGGTGTCTGGATCGCCCTGGCCGTGGTCGCCATCGTCCTTCTGGTCGTCATCATCTTCGGCATCCTCTCTCGCAGCGCCGACGAACACACGCTCGAAAAGCACACCGAGGCTGCGGCGATTCTTTCGGTCAACGTCATTCATCCCTCGGCCGCTCCGCTTACGCCCGAGATCTCGCTGCCCGGCAACACTCAGGCCTACATCGATACACCGATCTACGCCCGCACCAGCGGCTATCTCCAGCACTGGTACTTCGACATCGGCGCTCGCGTCCGCAAAGGCCAGTTGATGGCCACCATCGAGACACCCGAGCTGGACCAGCAGCTACAAGTCGCCGAGGCCGACCTCAAGAGCACCGAAGCCAATCTCGATCTCGCCAACACCACCGCCGCCCGCTACATCAATCTGCTCAAGACCAACTCCGTCTCCAAGCAGGAGACCGATCAGGCCACCGGCGACGCCGCCGCAAAGAAAGCTGCCGTCGATGCGGCCATGGCCAACGTCCGCCGCCTGCAACAGTTGCAGTCGTTCGAGAAGATCTACGCTCCCTTCGACGGCATCGTCACCGTGCGTAACGTCGACGTCGGCGCTCTGATCGACGCCGGCTCCAACACCACTCCCAAGGAGCTCTTCCACCTCGCCTCGATCGAAAAGATTCGCGTCTTCGTCCCCGTGCCCGAAGCCTACGCAGGCGACATCAAGAACGGCAGCACCGCGACCCTCACACTCGATCAATTCCCCGGCCAGATCTTCAAAGGAACCATCGCCCGCAACTCCAACATGATCGACGCCGCCTCTCGCACGTTGAATGTTGAGGTCGATGTCGACAACCCCAAGGGACAGCTCCTGCCCGGCGCCTACGTCTTCGTTCACTTCAAGGTGCCCGAGCGCATCGCCAACCTCACCATTCCCTCGAACACGCTGCTCTTCCGCAGCGAGGGCCTTCGCGTCGGCGTCGTTCGTGACGACAAGGTCATCCTTGTTCCCATCACCATCACGCACGACGCCGGTCAGGTCGTCGAGGTCGCCGCCGCCGATCTAAAGACCAGCGACGAAGTCATCCTCGATCCCTCCGACTCTCTCATCGAGGGCCAGCAGGTGCACGTCGCACAAGTAAGCCAGCAGAAACAGGCGGGTGAGTAA
- a CDS encoding efflux RND transporter permease subunit, whose product MWIVKLALNRPYTFIVLAILILIAAPVVILRTPTDIFPNIDIPVVSCAWSYTGLNPEELEGRVTTPFEKAVTALVDNVQHIESTTVNGWVVVKIYLQPGASLDTANAQVSATSQYMLKSLPPGILPPEIIDFSASSVPILQLGLSGKGLSEQQLNDLGLNFVRPQLITIPGAIVPNVYGGQQRSVMIELKPKLLQSKGLSPTDVLNAMSQQNVVQPGGTAKIGMDEYDVVLNSSPITVEGISNIPVRQINGATVYIRDVATVTDGSIPQTNVVRQDGHRGVLISVLKSGKASTLSVVGGIRAMLPQLKTTLPPELNIRLLGDQSLFVRASIDGVIREAIIAAVLTGLMILLFLGSWRSTVIIGISIPLSILTSIIILSFLGETINIMTLGGLALAVGILVDDATVTIENIERYLEEGQALHEAILNGAAQISIPALVSTLCICIVFLPMFFLSGVSRYLFVPLAEAVVFAMLASYVLSRTLVPTMAMYLLKAHDSHAAPSRNIFARFQRSFERGFERVRLTYQGILDRLIQVRLIFVPIFIVLCLCAFILLPFLGQNFFPNTDNGSFILHVRAKSGTRIEETARLCDLVEQSIRRTVPSSELDNILDNIGLPYSPLNFQHATSGLIGAGDADILVSLKEDHHPTEKYVDALRDKLAREFPGTIFYFLPSDIVTQILNFGLPSPIDVQLEGANIAGNRTVANDILRQLRQVPGLVDLRIQQPDDYPTLNISVDRTKASQGGYTEHDVGGSIVNILSGSSQLSPMFFLNTRNGVNYSIVAQAPQYDIQSLSDLRNIPITSPTMKTPEILADVADIHRGTEMAVVNHYNIRRVLDIYGNVQDRDLGSVSRQIDKIVDSSKKSLPRGSFIRVRGQIETMRTSYIGLLSGLGFAIVLVYLLIVVNFQSWLDPFIIITALPAALAGIVLFLFVTHTTLSVPALMGAIMCMGVATANSILVVSFAKERLDQHGDAVTAALEAGATRFRPVIMTALAMIIGMIPMALGLGDGGEQNAPLGRAVIGGLSCATVATLVFVPAVFALLHGRRQRNPETPIGQEFQELV is encoded by the coding sequence ATGTGGATCGTAAAACTAGCCCTTAACCGGCCCTACACCTTCATCGTGCTGGCGATCCTCATCCTCATCGCGGCCCCGGTCGTCATCCTGCGCACGCCGACCGACATCTTTCCCAACATCGATATCCCCGTCGTCTCCTGCGCCTGGAGCTATACCGGCCTCAACCCCGAAGAGCTCGAAGGCCGCGTCACCACACCGTTCGAGAAGGCCGTCACCGCGCTGGTCGACAACGTTCAGCACATCGAATCCACCACCGTTAACGGTTGGGTCGTCGTTAAGATCTATCTCCAGCCCGGTGCCAGCCTCGATACCGCCAACGCCCAGGTAAGCGCTACTTCGCAGTACATGCTCAAGTCGCTCCCCCCCGGCATCCTCCCGCCGGAGATCATCGACTTCAGCGCCTCCAGCGTTCCCATCCTCCAGCTCGGCCTCTCTGGAAAGGGCCTGTCCGAGCAGCAGTTGAACGATCTTGGCCTCAACTTCGTCCGCCCCCAGCTCATCACCATCCCCGGCGCCATCGTGCCCAACGTCTATGGCGGCCAGCAGCGCTCCGTCATGATCGAGCTTAAGCCCAAATTATTGCAGTCTAAGGGGTTATCGCCTACTGACGTCCTCAATGCCATGTCGCAGCAAAATGTCGTCCAGCCCGGCGGCACCGCCAAGATCGGTATGGACGAGTACGACGTCGTTCTCAACTCCTCCCCGATCACGGTTGAAGGCATCAGCAATATCCCGGTACGCCAGATCAACGGCGCTACCGTCTACATTCGCGATGTCGCCACTGTCACCGACGGCAGCATTCCGCAGACCAACGTCGTCCGGCAGGACGGCCATCGCGGCGTGCTCATCAGCGTCTTGAAGTCAGGCAAAGCGTCCACCCTTAGCGTGGTCGGTGGAATCCGCGCCATGCTGCCGCAGCTTAAAACCACCCTTCCGCCTGAGCTCAATATCAGGCTCCTCGGCGACCAGTCCCTCTTCGTCCGCGCCTCCATCGATGGCGTCATCCGCGAAGCCATCATCGCCGCCGTCCTCACCGGCCTCATGATCCTGCTCTTCCTCGGAAGCTGGCGCAGCACGGTCATCATCGGCATCTCCATTCCGCTGTCGATCCTTACCTCGATCATCATCCTCAGCTTCCTTGGCGAAACCATCAACATCATGACGCTGGGCGGCCTCGCCCTCGCCGTCGGCATCCTCGTCGACGACGCCACCGTCACCATCGAAAATATCGAGCGCTATCTCGAAGAGGGGCAGGCCCTCCACGAAGCCATCCTCAACGGCGCGGCGCAAATCTCCATCCCCGCCCTCGTCTCCACCCTCTGCATCTGCATCGTCTTCCTGCCGATGTTCTTCCTCAGCGGCGTCTCCCGCTACCTCTTCGTCCCGCTCGCCGAAGCCGTCGTCTTCGCCATGCTCGCCTCCTACGTCCTGTCGCGAACCCTGGTGCCGACCATGGCGATGTATCTGCTCAAAGCGCACGACAGCCACGCCGCGCCCTCGCGCAACATCTTTGCCCGCTTCCAGCGCAGCTTCGAGCGAGGCTTCGAGCGCGTCCGCCTCACCTATCAGGGCATTCTCGACCGTCTGATTCAGGTGCGCCTGATCTTCGTTCCAATCTTCATCGTGCTCTGCCTCTGCGCCTTCATCCTGCTCCCATTCCTTGGGCAGAACTTCTTCCCCAACACCGACAACGGCTCGTTCATCCTTCATGTTCGCGCCAAGAGCGGCACCCGCATTGAAGAGACGGCCCGCCTCTGCGATCTCGTCGAGCAGTCCATCCGCCGTACCGTGCCATCGTCCGAGCTGGACAACATCCTCGACAACATCGGCCTCCCTTACAGCCCGCTGAACTTCCAGCACGCCACCTCCGGCCTCATCGGAGCAGGCGACGCCGACATCCTCGTCTCCCTCAAAGAGGACCACCACCCCACCGAGAAATACGTTGACGCCCTCCGCGACAAGCTCGCGCGCGAGTTTCCCGGAACCATCTTTTACTTCCTGCCGTCCGACATCGTCACCCAGATCCTCAACTTCGGCCTGCCTTCCCCAATCGACGTGCAACTCGAAGGCGCCAACATCGCAGGCAATCGCACAGTCGCCAACGACATCCTCCGCCAGCTACGCCAAGTCCCCGGCCTCGTCGATCTGCGCATCCAGCAGCCCGACGACTATCCCACCCTCAACATCAGCGTCGACCGCACCAAGGCCTCGCAAGGCGGCTATACCGAGCACGACGTAGGCGGCAGCATCGTCAACATCCTCAGCGGCAGCTCGCAGCTAAGCCCCATGTTCTTTCTCAACACGAGAAACGGCGTCAACTACAGCATCGTCGCTCAGGCTCCGCAGTACGATATTCAGTCGCTCAGCGATCTGCGCAACATCCCTATCACCTCGCCGACCATGAAGACGCCCGAGATCCTGGCCGACGTCGCCGATATCCATCGCGGTACGGAGATGGCCGTCGTCAACCACTACAACATCCGCCGCGTGCTCGACATCTACGGCAACGTGCAGGACCGCGACCTCGGCTCCGTCTCCCGCCAGATCGACAAGATCGTCGATTCCAGCAAAAAGTCATTGCCCCGTGGCAGCTTCATCCGTGTCCGCGGCCAGATCGAAACCATGCGGACCTCGTACATCGGTCTGCTCTCCGGCCTCGGCTTCGCCATCGTTCTCGTCTACCTTCTGATCGTAGTCAACTTCCAGTCGTGGCTCGATCCCTTCATCATCATTACCGCGCTTCCCGCTGCGCTGGCTGGAATCGTTCTCTTCCTCTTCGTCACGCACACCACGCTCAGCGTTCCCGCGCTGATGGGAGCCATCATGTGCATGGGCGTGGCGACGGCCAACAGCATCCTCGTCGTCTCCTTCGCGAAAGAACGCCTCGATCAGCACGGCGACGCCGTCACCGCCGCGCTCGAAGCCGGTGCCACGCGCTTCCGTCCCGTCATCATGACCGCGCTCGCTATGATCATCGGCATGATCCCCATGGCCCTCGGCCTCGGCGATGGCGGCGAGCAGAACGCGCCTCTAGGGCGCGCCGTCATCGGCGGCCTCTCCTGCGCCACCGTCGCCACGCTGGTCTTCGTTCCCGCAGTCTTCGCCCTTCTTCATGGCCGCCGCCAACGGAACCCAGAGACACCCATCGGACAAGAATTTCAGGAGCTAGTATGA
- a CDS encoding acyltransferase has protein sequence MPPPPPQSPHVRHAGRGHLRSLDGVRGVAILMVLFSHGFESNARAGGPLVRFIGGLFYYGFFGVDLFFVLSGFLITGILFDTSADQGFFSKFYARRVLRIFPLYYGVLIVLFLLTPLLHLHWNGMGWLLLGYLQNLRPTQITTFLPSPQVGIYHFWSLAVEEQFYLVWPAVVFFIRDKRKLFYTTLLISATALLLRLVLLAHGTPPIDIHVNTLCRADSLLLGGALALIYRSRYWARTLQFAPLGFIAATGIVILSVSILGLDPHAPPSGIFWVEGLRYTVLALGFSCLIAWALRPRSVGLWFFELAPLRFFGKYSYGIYVLHVIFLPFFVHYFRIHILAVTHNKLLAVIGAGFISLAIGIAAAYLSYHLYEKKFLRMKRYFDYNQPKPTGPSEQLLPRESISA, from the coding sequence ATGCCTCCTCCTCCCCCCCAATCGCCGCACGTTCGGCACGCTGGCCGAGGTCATCTCCGCTCACTCGATGGTGTTCGAGGAGTTGCCATCCTCATGGTGCTCTTTTCGCATGGTTTTGAATCGAACGCCCGGGCCGGGGGACCTCTGGTCCGCTTTATTGGAGGCCTCTTCTACTACGGTTTTTTTGGCGTAGACCTCTTCTTCGTCCTCTCGGGCTTCCTCATTACCGGAATCCTATTCGACACCTCCGCTGACCAGGGATTTTTCTCCAAGTTTTACGCCCGCCGGGTTCTCAGAATTTTCCCGCTCTACTACGGCGTCCTTATAGTCCTTTTTCTGCTCACCCCACTCCTTCACCTCCACTGGAACGGGATGGGCTGGCTTTTGCTCGGATATCTTCAGAACCTTCGGCCGACGCAGATTACCACCTTTCTACCCAGCCCCCAGGTCGGCATCTATCACTTCTGGTCGCTCGCTGTAGAGGAGCAGTTTTATCTCGTCTGGCCGGCTGTCGTCTTTTTCATTCGCGACAAGCGAAAGCTCTTCTACACCACCCTGCTTATCTCCGCCACAGCGCTTCTGCTTCGCCTCGTCCTCCTCGCTCACGGTACGCCGCCCATAGACATCCACGTCAATACCCTTTGCCGCGCTGACTCGCTGCTGTTGGGAGGTGCGCTGGCGCTTATCTACCGTTCGCGCTACTGGGCCCGGACTCTCCAGTTCGCACCGCTTGGCTTTATCGCCGCGACCGGTATCGTCATCCTCTCCGTCTCCATCCTCGGCCTGGACCCCCATGCGCCTCCATCCGGAATCTTCTGGGTCGAAGGCCTCCGCTATACCGTCCTTGCACTCGGCTTTAGCTGCCTGATCGCATGGGCCCTTCGTCCCCGGTCGGTTGGCCTCTGGTTCTTCGAACTGGCGCCGTTACGTTTCTTCGGAAAATACAGCTATGGCATCTACGTGCTGCATGTGATCTTTCTGCCCTTCTTCGTTCACTATTTCCGCATTCATATCCTGGCCGTCACGCATAACAAGCTGCTGGCTGTCATCGGTGCGGGGTTCATCTCGCTGGCCATCGGTATAGCTGCCGCATATCTCAGTTATCACCTCTACGAGAAGAAATTCCTGCGCATGAAACGCTACTTTGACTACAACCAGCCAAAGCCAACAGGGCCCTCTGAACAGCTTCTGCCTCGCGAAAGCATCTCCGCATAG